From a region of the Thermoplasmata archaeon genome:
- the glmU gene encoding bifunctional sugar-1-phosphate nucleotidylyltransferase/acetyltransferase encodes MKAVILAAGEGTRMRPLTANLPKPLLPVAGKPFLRHTLEAVRRAGIRDVTILIGWQGHRIRESFGRGEELGLSIAYEEQAERLGTAHALGQLRAHVDGPFLSINGDVVVSGDALRELVAFQGKAGGPTLALAEVPDPRPFGVVEIKDGRVTGLEEKPRSPKAHLINAGIYVFEPDIFPLIDATPKSPRGEFEITDTIRMLLAKRDVHGFRLPGEWLDVGRPWDLLRANAALLKPLKGAVHGTVDAGATLVGEVLVEEDAHVRPGSHVEGPTIIGPGAEVGPNCYIRPASAIGAKAKVGNACEVKNSILMEGTRVPHQNYVGDSVLGERCNLGAGTKVANLRLDEGNVRVLFRGAEVDTGLRKLGVIMGDDVKVGINASIDAGTIIGEGAFIGPGATVRGNIAPRSRIF; translated from the coding sequence ATGAAGGCGGTCATTCTCGCAGCGGGCGAGGGCACGCGGATGCGGCCCCTAACCGCGAACCTGCCCAAGCCGCTGCTCCCCGTGGCCGGTAAGCCGTTCCTCCGCCACACCCTGGAGGCCGTGCGCCGGGCCGGCATCCGCGACGTGACGATCCTGATCGGGTGGCAAGGCCATCGGATCCGGGAGAGCTTCGGCCGCGGGGAGGAGCTGGGTCTCTCCATTGCCTACGAGGAGCAGGCCGAGCGCCTGGGGACCGCGCACGCCCTCGGGCAGCTGCGCGCGCACGTGGACGGTCCTTTCCTCAGCATCAACGGCGACGTCGTCGTCTCGGGCGACGCGCTCCGGGAGCTGGTCGCCTTCCAGGGCAAGGCGGGCGGGCCCACGTTGGCCTTGGCGGAGGTCCCCGATCCGCGTCCGTTCGGTGTCGTCGAGATCAAGGACGGGCGCGTCACGGGGTTGGAAGAAAAGCCCCGGTCTCCGAAGGCCCACCTGATCAACGCGGGCATCTACGTCTTCGAGCCGGACATCTTCCCGCTGATCGACGCGACGCCCAAGTCGCCGCGGGGCGAGTTCGAGATCACGGACACGATCCGGATGCTCCTGGCCAAGCGAGACGTCCATGGCTTCCGACTCCCGGGAGAATGGCTCGATGTGGGTCGACCGTGGGACCTCCTTCGCGCGAACGCCGCCCTCCTGAAGCCGCTCAAGGGGGCCGTCCATGGGACCGTGGACGCGGGCGCGACCCTCGTGGGCGAGGTCCTCGTCGAGGAGGATGCGCACGTGCGGCCCGGATCGCACGTCGAAGGCCCCACGATCATCGGACCCGGAGCGGAAGTGGGACCGAACTGCTACATTCGGCCCGCGTCGGCGATCGGCGCGAAGGCGAAGGTCGGCAATGCGTGCGAGGTGAAGAACAGCATCCTCATGGAAGGGACGCGCGTCCCTCACCAGAACTACGTGGGCGATAGCGTGCTCGGAGAGCGATGCAACCTCGGCGCGGGGACCAAGGTCGCGAACCTCCGCTTGGACGAGGGCAACGTCCGCGTCCTGTTCCGGGGAGCCGAGGTGGACACGGGCCTCCGCAAGCTCGGCGTGATCATGGGGGACGACGTGAAGGTGGGCATCAACGCGTCGATCGACGCGGGCACGATCATCGGGGAAGGCGCGTTCATCGGACCCGGGGCGACGGTCCGCGGCAACATCGCTCCGCGCAGCCGGATCTTCTGA
- a CDS encoding NAD(+)/NADH kinase, whose product MRFGITANPHIPDSLGATQRILRFLEPKHEVLLETEIAKDVGRTGMPLAHMKPDIILAIGGDGTILRALQLVDADVLGINSGSLGFLAEVYANEVENFLGRILAKDYKVEERLRLKVTVDGQRLFDCLNEAVVHTAQVAKIRHFAVDLDGAPVTQVRADAMVLATPTGSTSYSMSVGGPIVDPRVRAIIATAIAPFKPSYRPHVFPAASQVRVTLVKPKECVLVMDGQRETHLKGTEQVVVTASEKPARFIRFRDDFYKRFEEKISRQ is encoded by the coding sequence ATGAGGTTCGGCATCACGGCGAATCCGCACATCCCCGATTCCCTGGGTGCCACCCAACGCATCCTTCGCTTCCTGGAGCCCAAGCATGAGGTCCTCCTCGAGACGGAGATCGCGAAGGACGTCGGTCGGACGGGCATGCCGTTGGCCCACATGAAGCCCGACATCATTCTGGCCATTGGCGGCGATGGGACGATCCTCCGCGCGCTGCAGCTCGTGGACGCGGACGTTCTCGGGATCAACTCGGGCTCCCTCGGGTTCCTTGCGGAGGTGTACGCGAACGAGGTGGAGAACTTCCTCGGCCGCATCCTCGCGAAGGACTACAAGGTCGAGGAGCGCCTCCGGCTCAAGGTCACCGTGGACGGGCAGCGCCTGTTCGACTGCCTGAACGAGGCCGTCGTGCACACGGCGCAGGTCGCGAAGATCCGCCATTTCGCCGTCGACCTGGACGGCGCCCCCGTGACCCAGGTCCGGGCCGACGCCATGGTCCTCGCCACGCCGACGGGGTCGACGTCCTACTCCATGTCCGTGGGCGGCCCCATCGTGGACCCTCGGGTCCGCGCGATCATCGCCACCGCGATCGCCCCCTTCAAGCCGTCCTATCGGCCCCATGTCTTCCCCGCGGCGAGCCAGGTCCGCGTGACCCTGGTCAAGCCGAAGGAGTGCGTCCTCGTGATGGACGGCCAGCGGGAGACGCACCTGAAGGGCACCGAGCAGGTCGTCGTCACGGCCTCGGAGAAGCCCGCGCGGTTCATCCGGTTCCGGGACGATTTCTACAAGCGATTCGAGGAGAAAATCTCCCGCCAGTGA
- a CDS encoding Mov34/MPN/PAD-1 family protein: MMPKRPSAITRKCLRMILEASRDMYPNEFGAFLRAEEGVIVELVMIPGTVSGRRHAIFQTWLLPPNLGVVGTVHSHPSGVFRPSDEDRMLFSNFSGLHIITGHPFTEQTWAAWTNKGEPVLLTVVP; the protein is encoded by the coding sequence ATGATGCCCAAGCGACCCTCGGCGATCACGCGCAAGTGCCTGCGGATGATCCTGGAGGCTTCGCGGGACATGTACCCGAACGAGTTCGGCGCGTTCCTGCGGGCCGAGGAGGGCGTCATCGTGGAGCTCGTGATGATCCCGGGCACCGTGAGCGGCCGGCGCCACGCGATCTTCCAGACGTGGTTGCTCCCCCCGAACCTGGGGGTCGTGGGAACCGTCCACTCCCATCCGAGCGGCGTGTTCCGACCCTCGGACGAGGACCGGATGCTCTTCAGCAACTTCAGCGGCCTCCATATCATCACAGGCCATCCGTTCACGGAGCAGACCTGGGCCGCGTGGACGAACAAGGGCGAGCCGGTTCTCCTCACCGTGGTCCCGTAG
- a CDS encoding glycosyltransferase family 4 protein, with product MRIVQVSPWFYPHLGGVESHVLGLSRELAARGHEVTVVTARHTSSAPERESVDGFDIVRVKPRMVVLRTPIAPRMRTVLRGLTADVVHAHLPPPLSAHYAADVCEQRGTPLVVTYHCDVEIPSVVGSFIETLYRRSLGASTLRRAAKVIVTTKTYAATSRSVWRHNPVVIPNAVDVHRFHPDVDGSAVRARLKIPPGRPIVLLVGRIVPHKGVEHFIEAARYLSGVQLLVAGEGSSLESMERLARSLGVKDRILFLGRVSQENLPKVYAVCDVFVLPSVSRLEAFGIVALEAMATGKAVVVADIPGVREVIEDGKEGLLADPVNPQDLAEKIRRLIENPTLRAEMGRRAREKVLARFTTETVADQILQVYADVRAPRTSTGPR from the coding sequence GTGCGCATCGTCCAGGTTTCGCCCTGGTTCTATCCCCACCTGGGTGGCGTGGAGAGCCACGTCCTCGGGTTGTCGCGGGAGCTCGCCGCTCGGGGTCACGAGGTCACCGTCGTCACGGCCCGGCACACGTCGTCCGCGCCGGAACGGGAATCCGTGGACGGGTTCGACATCGTCCGCGTGAAGCCGCGGATGGTCGTCCTCCGGACGCCGATCGCCCCGAGGATGCGGACCGTGCTCCGAGGGCTGACGGCGGACGTGGTCCACGCGCATCTGCCGCCCCCCCTGAGCGCTCACTACGCCGCGGACGTCTGCGAGCAACGGGGCACGCCCCTCGTCGTCACGTACCACTGCGACGTCGAGATTCCCTCGGTCGTCGGATCCTTCATCGAAACGCTCTATCGCCGCAGCCTGGGAGCCTCGACCCTGCGCCGAGCCGCCAAGGTGATTGTGACCACGAAGACGTACGCCGCGACGAGTCGCTCCGTGTGGCGGCACAACCCCGTCGTGATTCCGAACGCGGTCGACGTCCATCGGTTCCACCCCGACGTGGACGGGAGCGCGGTCCGGGCGAGGCTCAAGATTCCCCCGGGGCGGCCCATCGTTCTGCTCGTCGGCCGCATCGTGCCCCACAAGGGCGTGGAGCACTTCATCGAGGCCGCGCGGTACCTGTCCGGGGTCCAGTTGCTCGTCGCGGGGGAAGGGTCGTCCTTGGAGAGCATGGAGCGCCTCGCGCGCTCGCTCGGTGTCAAGGACCGGATCCTGTTCCTCGGTCGCGTCTCCCAGGAGAACCTGCCCAAGGTGTACGCGGTCTGCGATGTGTTCGTCCTCCCGAGCGTCTCCCGCCTCGAGGCGTTCGGGATCGTGGCCTTGGAGGCCATGGCGACAGGCAAGGCCGTCGTCGTCGCGGACATCCCGGGCGTGCGGGAGGTCATCGAGGACGGGAAGGAGGGCCTCCTCGCGGACCCCGTGAACCCCCAGGACCTCGCGGAGAAGATCCGCCGACTCATCGAGAATCCGACCCTGCGGGCCGAGATGGGACGACGCGCGCGGGAGAAGGTCCTCGCACGCTTCACCACGGAAACCGTGGCGGACCAGATCCTCCAGGTCTACGCGGACGTCCGAGCTCCGCGGACGTCTACGGGACCACGGTGA